One part of the Solanum dulcamara chromosome 8, daSolDulc1.2, whole genome shotgun sequence genome encodes these proteins:
- the LOC129899652 gene encoding 60S ribosomal protein L15: protein MGAYTYVSELWRKKQSDVMRFLQRVRCWEYRQLPSIVRVTRPTRPDKARRLGYKAKQGYVVYRVRVKRGGRKRPVSKGIVYGKPTNQGVTQLKFQRSKRSVAEERAGRKLGGLRVVNSYWINEDSTYKYFEVILVDQAHAAIRNDPRINWICNPVHKHRELRGLTSAGKKYRGLRGRGHLHHKARPSRRATWKRNQTLSLRRYR from the exons ATGG GGGCTTACACTTATGTGTCGGAGCTATGGAGGAAGAAGCAGTCAGATGTTATGAGGTTCTTGCAAAGGGTGAGGTGCTGGGAGTACCGCCAGCTCCCATCTATTGTCCGTGTGACCAGGCCTACCCGTCCTGACAAGGCACGCCGCTTGGGATACAAGGCCAAGCAG GGCTATGTGGTCTACCGTGTTCGTGTGAAACGTGGTGGAAGGAAGAGGCCTGTTTCCAAGGGTATTGTGTATGGTAAACCCACCAACCAGGGAGTCACCCAACTGAAATTCCAGCGCAGCAAGCGATCTGTTGCTGAGGAGCGTGCTGGTAGGAAATTGGGTGGTCTTAGAGTCGTCAACTCTTACTGGATTAATGAG GATTCTACCTACAAGTACTTTGAGGTGATTTTGGTTGACCAAGCCCATGCTGCTATTCGCAATGATCCAAGGATCAACTGGATCTGCAACCCAGTGCATAAGCACAGAGAATTACGTGGTCTCACTTCTGCTGGTAAGAAATACAGGGGACTCCGAGGAAGGGGACATTTGCACCACAAAGCTCGCCCCTCAAGAAGGGCAACCTGGAAAAGGAACCAGACTCTGTCTCTCCGGCGTTACCGTTGA
- the LOC129899678 gene encoding beta-fructofuranosidase, insoluble isoenzyme CWINV3-like, protein MAQPYRTAYHFQPPRNWMNGPMMYEGIYHLFYQYNPESAEWGNITWGHSTSTDLVNWTIHPPALLPSDTYDINGCWSGSATILQDGTPAILYTGGDSKNVQLQNLAVPKDPSDPYLVEWVKSPCNPIITPNEEEKESFRDPTTAWLGPDDRIWRVVIGNERKNRGTALLYKSEDFIHWTEAERPLHSSNETTMWECPDFFPVSIDGENGLDISEIIPGMKHVLKNSVARSFVDYYTVGAYDHLNDIYTPDEGSVDNESGLRLDYGRYYASKSFFDSEKKRRIFIAWVNESTNKEVDLIKGWSGLQSFPRKIWLDRGGRQLVQWPVEEIETLRINQVDLQNITLEGGSKREICGVTAAQADVEISFSIPTGVLEQAELLESSWTNPQEIANQSGSSANIGLGPFGLLVLASNNIEEYTAIFFTIFKKNDKFVVLMGCDQKRSSVGLEYDKTNYGAFVDIDPLTEKLSLRTLIDHSIVESFGGGGKACITTRAYPTLAINDNAHIFVFNNGSQRVDISTLSAWSLNHAHIN, encoded by the exons ATGGCTCAACCTTACAGAACTGCTTACCATTTCCAACCTCCCAGGAATTGGATGAATG GACCAATGATGTACGAGGGAATTTACCATTTATTTTATCAGTACAATCCTGAAAGTGCAGAATGGGGAAACATTACATGGGGTCATTCTACTTCAACTGATCTTGTCAACTGGACTATTCATCCTCCCGCTCTTTTGCCATCAGACACATATGACATCAACGGTTGCTGGTCAG GTTCCGCAACAATTCTCCAAGATGGTACACCAGCTATACTTTATACCGGAGGCGACTCAAAAAATgttcaacttcaaaatctaGCCGTGCCTAAAGATCCCTCCGACCCTTACCTAGTCGAATGGGTTAAATCGCCTTGTAATCCGATTATTACACCAAATGAAGAGGAGAAAGAATCGTTTAGGGACCCAACCACAGCGTGGTTAGGTCCCGATGATAGGATTTGGAGAGttgtcataggaaatgaaagaaaaaacagAGGAACTGCTCTATTATATAAAAGTGAAGATTTTATTCATTGGACTGAAGCAGAGCGGCCTCTGCATTCGTCCAATGAAACTACAATGTGGGAATGTCCTGATTTTTTCCCTGTCTCAATTGACGGGGAAAATGGACTTGACATTTCAGAAATTATTCCAGGAATGAAACATGTGCTCAAAAATAGCGTGGCTCGTTCTTTTGTTGATTATTATACTGTTGGAGCGTATGACCATCTCAATGATATATATACACCAGATGAGGGATCGGTAGACAATGAATCAGGATTAAGATTGGATTATGGAAGGTATTATGCTTCCAAGTCTTTTTTTGATAgtgagaagaagaggaggatcTTCATTGCTTGGGTTAATGAGTCTACAAATAAGGAAGTCGATTTAATTAAAGGGTGGTCTGGTCTTCAG TCTTTTCCTAGGAAAATTTGGCTGGATAGAGGTGGAAGGCAATTGGTTCAATGGCCTGTCGAAGAAATCGAAACCCTGAGGATAAACCAAGTTGATTTACAAAATATAACACTCGAAGGTGGTTCAAAACGTGAAATTTGTGGTGTCACTGCTGCACAG GCGGATGTAGAAATCTCCTTCTCAATCCCAACAGGTGTGCTTGAGCAGGCAGAGCTGCTAGAATCAAGTTGGACAAATCCACAAGAGATAGCTAACCAAAGTGGTTCATCAGCCAACattggtttaggaccttttgGGTTGCTAGTCTTGGCCTCAAATAACATTGAAGAATATACTGCAATATTCTTTAcaattttcaaaaagaatgacaaGTTTGTTGTGCTAATGGGCTGTGACCAAAAAAG GTCATCTGTGGGTCTTGAGTATGATAAAACCAATTATGGAGCCTTTGTGGATATTGATCCTCTTACAGAAAAATTATCACTAAGAACTTTG ATTGATCATTCGATAGTAGAAAGCTTTGGTGGAGGGGGAAAAGCTTGCATCACAACAAGAGCATATCCTACTTTGGCCATCAACGATAATGcacatatttttgtttttaacaATGGATCCCAACGTGTTGACATCTCCACTTTGAGTGCTTGGAGTTTAAACCACGCTCACATCAACTGA